In Aliiglaciecola sp. LCG003, a genomic segment contains:
- a CDS encoding aspartyl/asparaginyl beta-hydroxylase domain-containing protein translates to MKLEHEFIQLPHKFEVERLQQEVQTLPRNLWIPHHEGFQGNYSIPLVSRGGLMNNDFKGAMACTKILDQCLYLRQVIASFGEVVGRSRLMGLDAGCQVPVHSDINYHWYKRVRIHVPIITQPEVIFHCGERQLHMQAGDAWIFDSWKYHQVKNDSSDFRVHLVIDVCGSAEFWQQTRTGAVPWIADRQKVQSPKLVNYKAHKVAEIRTEQFNVPLVMSPGEVDGLAGDLLRDVQSVVTNDTTALNEFVSKVNDFGYQWRCLWTLYGMQEQGWAHYQQLRHRAFESVKHLDTKLRLQNGTQATRMFLNCIIDPALNVEVKDSFLSVDNTRDPQQSVQKTAPSAVTAASKSGSSTPTAQRTISRNDPCHCGSKLKFKACHGKLS, encoded by the coding sequence ATGAAACTGGAACACGAGTTTATCCAATTACCACACAAGTTTGAGGTGGAAAGATTGCAACAAGAAGTGCAAACCTTACCTCGGAACCTATGGATACCCCATCATGAAGGATTTCAAGGTAATTACTCTATACCGTTGGTCTCTCGTGGCGGATTGATGAATAATGACTTCAAAGGTGCGATGGCGTGCACCAAAATATTGGACCAGTGTCTGTATTTACGCCAGGTTATTGCTAGTTTTGGCGAGGTAGTTGGACGCTCAAGATTAATGGGATTAGATGCTGGTTGCCAAGTCCCTGTGCATTCTGATATTAATTATCATTGGTATAAACGTGTCCGTATTCATGTGCCAATCATTACCCAGCCAGAAGTGATCTTTCATTGCGGTGAGCGCCAATTACATATGCAAGCAGGGGACGCATGGATATTTGATTCGTGGAAATATCATCAGGTTAAAAATGATAGTTCAGATTTTCGGGTTCATTTGGTTATTGATGTGTGTGGCTCTGCCGAGTTTTGGCAGCAAACTAGAACCGGTGCGGTTCCATGGATAGCCGATAGGCAAAAGGTTCAATCGCCTAAATTAGTTAATTATAAGGCGCATAAGGTTGCCGAAATTAGAACTGAGCAATTCAATGTACCTTTGGTGATGTCGCCAGGGGAAGTCGACGGCTTGGCCGGAGATTTATTGCGAGATGTGCAAAGTGTCGTTACTAATGACACCACAGCGCTAAATGAATTTGTCTCCAAAGTGAATGATTTTGGATATCAGTGGCGCTGCTTATGGACTTTATATGGTATGCAAGAGCAGGGGTGGGCACATTATCAGCAACTACGTCATCGCGCCTTTGAGAGTGTGAAGCATTTAGACACAAAACTGCGTTTGCAAAATGGTACTCAAGCTACGCGAATGTTCTTAAACTGCATTATTGACCCTGCTTTAAATGTCGAAGTAAAAGACAGTTTTTTATCGGTAGACAACACAAGAGATCCCCAGCAGTCTGTGCAAAAAACAGCTCCATCTGCAGTCACTGCCGCTAGCAAAAGTGGGTCGTCCACGCCCACAGCGCAACGAACAATATCTCGTAATGATCCTTGTCACTGTGGTTCAAAATTAAAGTTTAAAGCATGTCATGGCAAACTGAGTTAA
- a CDS encoding DUF3450 domain-containing protein codes for MSKRTLIASTVIGAFVLGSSAVSADTLNDLHKEEGKIHVAAVKSQEKINSLYEQSQELLAEYRQVVDETENLKVYNDYVATLVADQQRGINSLQKQIDQIDETKRGIVPLLFRMIDSLDKFISADVPIKLAERKARIERLRDVMGNSNVTVSERFRQVIEAYQIELDYGSKISAYQGNMNYNGTDITVDFFNLGRTALIALSLDQKNAWMWDTNGSNWVELDSEYLDSSIEAVRMARKQLPINLVKLPIPAAE; via the coding sequence ATGAGCAAGAGAACCCTTATTGCCTCTACCGTAATTGGTGCATTCGTACTGGGTAGCAGTGCTGTCTCTGCAGACACGCTAAATGACCTTCATAAAGAAGAAGGTAAGATTCACGTCGCTGCAGTTAAATCCCAAGAGAAGATCAACAGTCTCTATGAACAGTCTCAAGAATTACTTGCTGAATATCGACAAGTGGTTGATGAAACTGAAAACTTGAAAGTTTACAATGACTATGTTGCTACTCTGGTTGCTGATCAGCAACGTGGTATCAATTCATTGCAGAAGCAGATTGATCAAATCGATGAAACTAAACGTGGAATCGTTCCACTATTGTTTAGAATGATTGACAGCTTAGACAAATTCATTAGCGCAGATGTACCAATCAAATTGGCTGAGCGTAAAGCACGTATCGAGCGCCTAAGAGATGTAATGGGTAACTCTAACGTAACGGTATCAGAGCGATTCCGTCAGGTTATTGAAGCTTACCAAATCGAATTGGATTACGGTTCAAAAATCTCTGCTTACCAAGGCAATATGAATTACAACGGAACAGACATCACAGTTGATTTTTTCAACTTGGGTCGCACCGCTCTGATCGCTTTATCTTTGGATCAGAAGAACGCGTGGATGTGGGATACCAATGGCAGCAATTGGGTAGAGCTTGACAGTGAGTACTTGGATTCAAGTATTGAGGCTGTACGTATGGCAAGAAAGCAATTGCCTATCAACCTAGTTAAACTACCAATTCCAGCTGCGGAGTAA
- a CDS encoding sulfotransferase, whose product MPKCFEGKKISQSINAPIIILSAPRAGSTLLFETLSRLPDLFTIGGESHALIEHIPALSTVARGYVSNRLDEIDATPEIIATLRSRFIAASRDFKGQPLFDKSQSFRLLEKTPKNALRIGFLNKVFPDAKFVFLVRDPRENISSIMQAWRSRRFVTYPDLPGWKGGWSLFLPNNWQSLIGESLAKVASYQWKEANQSILEGLEQIPRERKMMLGYQDLVANPQASLEAILAFAQLKAEAQTMLSNGLPLSRYTLTQPKADKWHANAAEILPYMSSISELVERLNKGLVAANNKTIDHNIDLSVVSDLPSLAAKQPQPPQARVSRNAPCPCGSGKKYRQCHGQLA is encoded by the coding sequence TTGCCAAAGTGCTTCGAGGGCAAAAAAATTAGTCAAAGTATCAACGCCCCGATTATCATACTATCTGCGCCAAGAGCGGGTAGCACGTTACTGTTTGAAACCTTATCGCGCCTCCCTGATCTGTTCACCATAGGTGGGGAAAGTCATGCGTTAATCGAGCATATTCCTGCTCTTAGTACCGTCGCCCGAGGATATGTTTCCAATCGACTGGATGAAATCGATGCGACTCCAGAGATTATTGCAACTTTACGTTCGCGCTTTATTGCAGCGTCAAGGGATTTTAAAGGACAACCCTTGTTTGATAAGTCGCAAAGTTTTCGCTTACTCGAAAAAACACCTAAAAACGCCCTTCGCATAGGCTTTCTAAATAAAGTATTTCCCGATGCAAAGTTCGTATTCTTGGTTCGTGACCCTCGTGAAAATATTAGCAGTATCATGCAGGCCTGGCGTTCGAGACGTTTTGTCACTTATCCTGACTTACCGGGCTGGAAAGGGGGATGGTCTTTGTTTTTGCCGAATAATTGGCAAAGTCTAATTGGTGAGTCTTTAGCAAAGGTAGCCAGCTATCAATGGAAAGAGGCCAATCAAAGCATTTTGGAAGGGTTAGAGCAAATACCGCGTGAGCGCAAGATGATGTTAGGCTACCAAGACTTGGTAGCAAATCCTCAGGCAAGCCTTGAGGCTATTCTTGCATTCGCTCAGCTAAAAGCTGAAGCTCAAACAATGTTAAGTAATGGTTTACCTCTGTCACGTTATACCCTCACACAGCCTAAAGCGGATAAATGGCACGCCAATGCTGCTGAGATATTGCCTTATATGTCGAGTATCAGTGAACTGGTAGAGAGGTTAAATAAAGGCTTAGTTGCCGCTAACAATAAAACTATTGATCACAACATTGATTTATCTGTAGTGTCTGATTTGCCGAGTCTAGCAGCTAAACAGCCACAACCACCTCAAGCACGTGTATCACGTAATGCCCCGTGTCCTTGTGGTTCGGGTAAAAAGTATCGACAATGTCACGGTCAGTTAGCATAA
- a CDS encoding tetratricopeptide repeat protein, with protein MQNTAFNPQKSINTAMQLMQAGQFENALQIFNQLEKSGFNDHRLFRVMGSAYERLANITAAAKYFNKSLTLQPRQADLNIALGNITSSNNDYALAKTYYQLAVDQSPDNKGYKLKLANCMLLNREYEKALDLLESISSDDPQNLLATIGKCRAYAAMGEEALAIRQLEEALTQRPQQIELIKEFGWLYKNLGRAELAIHWFEKRLEFEPNNAEAIEDLALAYLDNGNSQQALRIIQHGVKENPLNQMLNKLLTSLKFELAQNNHLDHYQSLSREQMPNGMFIDYVQNLLKMDQISQAEEELREASKYADKSTVIHYLQLMLWKKKHQFESIIDTLQKLRANNVTLNGSQSEILVQAYLAIGEGPKALTIIKSMLDRNPQDQYYWALYTTALRQVGSDLYYKYCDYDKYVFQQSLILPSSQGSVFEFNQKLKVLLEKLHTSKQNPLDQSLIGGTQSAGQLLNRQDELISEFKQALLTTSAQALEQLKFDKNHPVGQFVGGTNHFSSSWSVRLSSQGFHIPHVHTKGWYSSAYYVDLPSEIGTESKQGWLSLGKPGIFLNRPLDAEKWIKPEPGNLVLFPSYFWHGTEAFESESPRLTVAFDLLSN; from the coding sequence ATGCAAAACACAGCGTTCAACCCCCAGAAGTCGATCAATACTGCAATGCAATTGATGCAAGCAGGCCAATTTGAAAATGCTTTACAAATATTTAATCAACTAGAAAAGTCTGGTTTTAATGATCACCGTTTGTTTCGTGTAATGGGCTCGGCTTATGAGCGTTTAGCTAACATAACGGCAGCGGCTAAATATTTCAACAAGTCACTTACCTTACAGCCTCGTCAAGCTGATTTGAACATTGCGTTGGGTAATATTACGTCATCCAACAATGATTATGCTTTAGCGAAAACCTATTACCAACTTGCAGTTGACCAATCACCAGACAATAAGGGATACAAGTTAAAACTGGCTAACTGTATGTTACTCAATAGGGAATATGAAAAGGCACTTGATCTACTTGAATCTATATCCAGCGATGATCCTCAAAATCTACTTGCCACAATCGGGAAGTGTCGAGCGTATGCCGCAATGGGTGAAGAGGCTCTAGCGATACGACAATTGGAAGAAGCGCTAACACAACGTCCTCAACAGATTGAGTTAATTAAAGAGTTTGGATGGTTATATAAAAATTTAGGTAGAGCCGAGCTAGCAATTCACTGGTTCGAAAAACGCCTCGAGTTTGAGCCAAACAATGCAGAAGCCATTGAGGATTTGGCACTTGCGTATTTGGATAATGGTAATTCGCAGCAAGCTCTGAGGATAATTCAGCATGGGGTTAAAGAAAACCCATTAAACCAAATGTTAAATAAATTATTAACGTCATTAAAGTTTGAATTGGCACAAAACAATCATTTAGACCATTACCAAAGTCTATCTAGAGAACAGATGCCAAATGGTATGTTCATAGATTACGTACAAAATTTGTTAAAAATGGATCAGATATCCCAAGCAGAAGAGGAATTGCGCGAAGCATCTAAATATGCAGATAAGTCTACAGTCATACATTATCTACAATTGATGTTATGGAAAAAAAAACACCAATTCGAATCAATCATAGATACATTGCAAAAACTGAGAGCAAATAATGTAACGTTGAACGGTAGCCAAAGTGAAATTTTGGTACAGGCATACTTAGCTATCGGCGAAGGACCTAAAGCGCTGACAATTATTAAATCAATGCTAGACCGCAATCCGCAGGATCAGTATTATTGGGCGTTGTATACAACCGCTTTACGTCAGGTAGGTTCTGACCTTTATTACAAATATTGCGACTATGATAAATATGTTTTTCAACAGTCATTAATTTTGCCATCTTCGCAGGGTAGCGTCTTTGAATTTAATCAAAAATTGAAAGTTCTGCTTGAAAAGCTCCATACCAGCAAGCAAAACCCGCTCGATCAATCCCTCATCGGTGGAACGCAGTCAGCCGGTCAGTTACTGAATCGCCAAGATGAGCTGATCTCTGAGTTTAAACAAGCTTTACTAACCACTAGCGCCCAGGCATTAGAGCAATTAAAATTTGATAAAAACCATCCCGTTGGACAGTTTGTTGGCGGTACTAATCATTTTTCATCATCTTGGTCAGTAAGATTGAGCAGTCAAGGTTTTCACATTCCTCATGTACACACTAAAGGATGGTATAGTAGTGCTTACTATGTAGATTTACCTAGTGAGATTGGTACAGAATCTAAGCAAGGATGGTTAAGTTTAGGTAAGCCAGGCATATTTCTCAACAGGCCTTTAGATGCTGAAAAATGGATAAAGCCGGAGCCAGGAAACTTGGTATTGTTTCCATCCTATTTTTGGCATGGTACTGAAGCATTTGAAAGTGAATCGCCGAGGCTGACAGTGGCCTTTGATTTGTTGTCGAATTAA
- a CDS encoding class I SAM-dependent methyltransferase: MQQVWTDFFAQLDSGSRILDIGTGNGALLDIAIQSNKNFQLVGVDSAELTIPDSLDNAENVHFKQKVNAQNLPFENQYFDVVISQFGIEYANLSLALPELVRVMKPDGQFQLVMHEVNSSIVKPNADILNAAIGLNAENGVLFQLRKLINALAKNDQRSVHTENCRISLNEAITQLANGNHGGLLGTDFPAFLKHIMSPTLTYTQRKEKLKLFTRELKGQIIRLSDLVAAALTQQRYEAVLDTLQSLNLIIEQDYMLKENNIAIAKVLRGQKN; encoded by the coding sequence TTGCAACAGGTTTGGACTGACTTTTTTGCTCAGCTAGATTCAGGTAGTCGAATTTTAGATATTGGTACTGGCAATGGCGCCTTATTAGACATAGCTATACAAAGCAATAAAAATTTCCAGTTAGTAGGTGTGGATAGTGCCGAACTGACTATTCCTGATAGCCTCGATAATGCTGAAAATGTCCATTTTAAGCAAAAGGTAAACGCCCAAAATTTACCTTTTGAAAATCAATATTTTGATGTAGTTATTTCTCAATTTGGTATTGAATATGCAAATCTGTCCCTAGCACTACCTGAATTAGTCAGAGTGATGAAACCTGATGGACAATTCCAATTAGTTATGCACGAGGTAAATTCTTCAATAGTAAAACCAAATGCGGATATTCTTAATGCAGCAATTGGTTTAAATGCAGAAAACGGTGTCTTGTTCCAATTGCGAAAGCTCATAAATGCACTTGCAAAAAATGACCAAAGATCGGTACATACTGAAAATTGTCGTATATCGTTAAATGAAGCAATCACCCAACTAGCGAATGGCAATCATGGTGGTCTTCTAGGGACAGATTTTCCTGCATTTTTGAAGCATATTATGTCTCCAACGCTAACATATACGCAGAGAAAGGAAAAATTAAAGTTATTTACTCGTGAACTGAAAGGTCAGATAATTCGATTATCAGATCTAGTCGCTGCAGCATTAACCCAACAGCGCTATGAAGCAGTATTAGACACCTTGCAGTCGCTAAATCTAATTATTGAGCAAGATTACATGCTTAAGGAAAATAATATAGCTATTGCCAAAGTGCTTCGAGGGCAAAAAAATTAG
- a CDS encoding MotA/TolQ/ExbB proton channel family protein: MFDLIGLWESVREFIATGGGVLYLVAAALFLMWVLMIERFWFLTSVYPKMKKNIISEWDARSDTTSWYAHRIRDAWISQASDKLSTNILLIKTLVAMCPLIGLLGTVWGMINVFETMATQGTGNARLMAAGISMATIPTMAGMVAALSGVFFSSRLEAKVKIAKEKLVDSLPHH, from the coding sequence ATGTTTGACCTGATTGGATTATGGGAATCTGTCAGGGAATTTATCGCGACCGGTGGTGGGGTTTTATACCTCGTCGCCGCAGCGCTCTTTCTAATGTGGGTTTTAATGATTGAGCGTTTTTGGTTTTTAACTTCTGTCTATCCTAAGATGAAAAAGAATATCATCAGTGAATGGGATGCTAGAAGTGATACAACCTCTTGGTACGCGCATAGAATCCGTGACGCTTGGATTTCACAAGCTTCAGACAAGTTGAGTACAAACATTTTACTAATTAAGACTCTAGTGGCAATGTGTCCATTAATAGGTCTTCTTGGTACGGTTTGGGGCATGATTAACGTATTTGAAACTATGGCGACTCAGGGAACCGGTAACGCCCGTTTGATGGCAGCTGGTATCTCTATGGCTACAATCCCAACTATGGCTGGGATGGTCGCAGCTTTATCCGGTGTTTTCTTTAGCTCGCGTTTAGAAGCTAAAGTTAAAATCGCCAAAGAGAAGCTTGTCGACAGCCTACCTCACCATTAA
- a CDS encoding tetratricopeptide repeat-containing sulfotransferase family protein — protein MNQHTQQLLTDAYDALRHGKISSARIMLNKIFRKNPESIDGLILGAHVERVQLHFDIARQYLIKVLKQDDISITHLKMLAQQLSQLELHFLLAEALKQLDKMEPNNPKIIFQLGLCLARIGKIDQAITALQECLRLDNSNHLAILNLGHVHKAKGQSPLAAEQYQKFIQLQPSMLGTGYWSLADLKDYRFSEQDVLAIQQAMDKSHSIITDKKEIGLLSFAMARAKEQAKDVTSSFKYLQAANQQISQTRPFKLAGYQHIIETQLDYRPEHINSTSLAADAPTPIFIVGMPRSGTTLTEQILASHSDIGCTDELPFIERIAMQLSKGKSYIEGITTMTRQQREHFADYYLQQVEEYTGNKHALFIDKNPTNFIHIALIKALFPNAKIIALLRDPLDNVLSVYKQHFSKGNDFSYQLGHIVDYTAGYISLLKHWKAVYGDQIYHLSYQSLVTSPEQSIRNLLDFCGVDFQPQCLEFHTSDRPVLTPSVSQVRQPITTKALGSGKMYRPYISDFERRIEQLTNKMASL, from the coding sequence GTGAACCAACATACGCAACAATTATTAACTGACGCATATGATGCTTTGCGTCATGGCAAAATCAGTTCGGCTCGTATAATGCTGAACAAAATATTTAGAAAGAATCCTGAAAGTATTGATGGACTAATACTCGGCGCTCATGTTGAGCGAGTCCAGCTTCACTTTGATATTGCACGACAGTATCTAATAAAGGTTCTAAAGCAAGACGATATTTCTATCACTCATCTGAAGATGCTTGCCCAACAGCTAAGTCAATTAGAGCTACATTTTTTACTGGCCGAAGCACTCAAACAGCTAGACAAAATGGAACCTAACAACCCCAAAATTATATTTCAATTAGGTTTATGTTTAGCCCGTATTGGTAAAATTGATCAAGCTATAACTGCACTACAAGAGTGTCTGCGCTTAGATAATAGCAATCACCTCGCAATATTGAATTTAGGCCATGTTCATAAAGCCAAAGGACAGTCCCCTCTTGCCGCTGAGCAATATCAAAAGTTCATTCAACTCCAACCATCTATGTTAGGGACGGGTTATTGGAGTTTAGCCGATTTAAAAGATTATCGATTTTCTGAACAAGATGTATTAGCTATACAGCAGGCGATGGATAAATCTCATTCTATAATAACAGATAAGAAAGAAATAGGGTTACTTAGCTTTGCTATGGCACGGGCTAAAGAGCAAGCAAAAGATGTGACATCAAGTTTTAAATATCTACAAGCTGCAAACCAACAAATAAGTCAAACCCGACCATTTAAGTTAGCGGGTTATCAACATATCATTGAAACGCAGTTAGATTATCGACCCGAACATATTAATTCCACATCATTAGCAGCTGACGCCCCTACTCCGATATTTATCGTAGGTATGCCGCGTTCAGGTACCACACTAACCGAGCAAATCTTGGCCAGTCATTCCGATATCGGTTGCACTGATGAATTGCCTTTTATTGAGCGGATCGCAATGCAGCTATCAAAAGGTAAGTCGTATATTGAGGGTATAACCACTATGACCCGGCAACAACGAGAGCATTTTGCCGATTATTATCTTCAGCAGGTAGAAGAGTATACTGGCAATAAACATGCTCTATTTATAGACAAAAATCCTACAAATTTCATTCATATAGCTTTGATTAAAGCACTCTTCCCAAACGCAAAAATAATCGCTTTGTTGCGCGACCCGTTAGACAATGTGTTGAGTGTATATAAACAACACTTTAGCAAAGGCAACGACTTTAGCTACCAGTTAGGCCACATCGTAGATTATACCGCTGGATATATTTCCCTATTGAAACACTGGAAAGCTGTTTATGGTGATCAGATATACCACTTAAGTTACCAATCATTAGTTACTTCTCCCGAGCAGAGCATACGTAACCTTTTAGATTTTTGTGGGGTAGATTTCCAACCACAATGTCTCGAATTTCATACTTCCGACAGACCTGTTCTTACCCCAAGTGTGAGTCAGGTTAGGCAGCCGATCACCACGAAAGCATTGGGAAGTGGCAAAATGTACCGTCCTTACATTTCTGACTTTGAGCGCAGAATCGAGCAATTAACCAACAAAATGGCAAGTTTATAA
- a CDS encoding MotA/TolQ/ExbB proton channel family protein, producing MKMTFKSVLTAAAVTLLASSVQAQSNATLDQLLQDVKNNRVSEARLNKDREAEFQSARADKQALLRTAKANLKAEESRGDKLAKQFSDNEVTLTDKSTELDLATGDLGEMFGVVRQAASESYGRIATSIVSAEYPGRAEFLKRMSEESEGLPNIRELEDMWIALQTEMTESGKISRFNTEVINIDGGSSQQEIVRVGTFNLVGEVGYLIYDDQEENVQPLGRQPDEYQAETARALHSATSGLIPTYVDPSSGAILGLLKQKATWEERYHAGGPVGYTITAMLAIGLLIGLYKIITLTLISGKMRSQLNNPGSPSTNNPLGRVLTVYQQNKTSDTENLELKLDEAILKELPSIESGINIIKIFAAIAPLLGLLGTVLGMIATFQQITLFGTGDPRLMAGSISMALVTTAQGIIAALPLILMHSIVAGRSKSIVHILDEQTAGIVAAHAETEKA from the coding sequence ATGAAAATGACATTTAAATCCGTATTAACTGCAGCTGCAGTAACGCTATTAGCATCAAGTGTACAGGCGCAATCAAACGCGACTCTTGACCAGCTTTTACAAGATGTAAAAAACAACCGTGTATCAGAAGCGCGTTTGAATAAAGACCGTGAAGCTGAGTTTCAGTCTGCACGTGCTGACAAACAAGCTCTATTGAGAACAGCTAAAGCAAACTTGAAAGCTGAAGAAAGTCGTGGCGACAAGCTAGCAAAGCAATTCTCTGATAATGAAGTGACTTTGACCGACAAAAGCACCGAACTTGACCTAGCGACCGGTGATTTAGGCGAAATGTTTGGTGTTGTACGTCAAGCAGCTTCTGAATCTTATGGCCGTATCGCTACTTCAATTGTAAGTGCAGAGTATCCTGGTCGAGCCGAGTTCCTAAAGAGAATGTCAGAAGAGTCTGAAGGTCTACCCAATATCCGTGAGTTAGAAGATATGTGGATAGCGCTTCAAACTGAAATGACTGAATCTGGTAAAATTTCACGCTTCAATACTGAGGTAATCAATATCGATGGTGGTTCTTCACAACAAGAGATTGTGCGTGTTGGTACCTTTAACCTAGTCGGTGAAGTTGGCTACTTGATTTATGATGATCAAGAAGAAAACGTACAACCTCTAGGTCGTCAACCTGATGAATACCAAGCTGAAACAGCTAGAGCCTTGCACAGCGCTACTTCTGGTTTAATCCCTACCTATGTGGATCCATCAAGTGGTGCAATCTTGGGCCTGTTGAAGCAGAAAGCAACTTGGGAAGAGCGTTATCACGCAGGTGGCCCAGTGGGTTACACCATCACCGCTATGCTGGCAATTGGTTTGTTGATTGGTCTATACAAAATCATCACTCTTACCCTAATCAGTGGCAAAATGCGTTCACAGCTTAACAACCCTGGTTCGCCTTCAACTAATAACCCGCTAGGTCGTGTTTTGACTGTTTATCAACAAAACAAAACCAGTGATACTGAAAACCTAGAATTGAAATTAGATGAGGCTATTCTTAAAGAATTACCTTCAATTGAGAGCGGCATCAATATTATCAAAATCTTCGCTGCTATTGCTCCGTTGCTAGGTCTACTAGGTACAGTATTGGGTATGATTGCAACCTTCCAACAAATTACGTTGTTCGGTACAGGTGACCCAAGACTAATGGCTGGAAGTATCTCAATGGCGCTTGTAACTACTGCGCAGGGTATTATTGCAGCGCTTCCATTGATTCTTATGCACAGCATTGTAGCTGGACGCAGTAAGTCAATTGTCCACATTCTCGATGAGCAAACAGCGGGTATCGTTGCGGCTCACGCTGAGACGGAGAAAGCATAG